From Streptomyces sp. TLI_235, a single genomic window includes:
- a CDS encoding bifunctional DNA primase/polymerase-like protein: MRRMRLRWPGSRRREQGALLLAALEAADRGWPVVPGARAVRGVYGPCTCGEARCPLAGAHPHDPPLAAATTDGRMVQWWWEHRAPGAPVVAATGRSLCAVSLPAAAGERVLRYFADVGVPVGPVLASPGRYALLVAPFTLEDLGGLLAERPWVPGSLRYHGPGGYVLLPPSQTGAGGVHWVSPPAADALWLPQVGALLEGLIAASVAEPDGSRLAY; the protein is encoded by the coding sequence ATGCGTCGGATGCGGTTGCGGTGGCCGGGGAGCCGCCGACGGGAGCAGGGCGCGCTGCTGTTGGCGGCGCTGGAGGCGGCGGACCGCGGCTGGCCGGTGGTGCCGGGCGCGCGCGCCGTCCGCGGGGTGTACGGCCCGTGCACCTGCGGCGAGGCGCGCTGTCCGCTGGCCGGGGCCCATCCGCACGACCCGCCGCTGGCCGCGGCCACCACGGACGGCCGCATGGTGCAGTGGTGGTGGGAGCACCGGGCCCCGGGCGCGCCGGTGGTGGCCGCCACCGGGCGGTCGCTGTGCGCGGTGAGCCTGCCGGCCGCGGCGGGGGAGCGGGTGCTGCGGTACTTCGCGGACGTGGGGGTGCCGGTCGGCCCGGTGCTGGCGTCGCCCGGGCGGTACGCGCTGCTGGTCGCGCCGTTCACGCTGGAGGACCTGGGCGGCCTACTCGCCGAGCGGCCGTGGGTGCCCGGTTCACTGCGCTACCACGGGCCGGGCGGGTACGTCCTGCTGCCGCCCTCGCAGACCGGCGCCGGCGGGGTGCACTGGGTGTCGCCGCCGGCCGCGGACGCCCTGTGGCTGCCTCAGGTGGGCGCGCTGCTGGAGGGGTTGATCGCGGCGAGTGTGGCCGAACCGGACGGCAGCCGACTGGCCTACTGA
- a CDS encoding serine phosphatase RsbU (regulator of sigma subunit) — protein MTDAQPSGLAVSGAALPGTAACGAAPAASCGTSPAAAVLAPVLPLPAFFGDEFADHTDGDLQDRLAGWLSDFTSLHEHTELLARARGLDAALAAVLESGAALLGARRGLITTTARGAGRAVGLGLDRSGIGALETVPVEHGPFAGLLSRAGDGGRLLIADLADDPSVGPRFREVAAQLGLGACFALPLGTPEDGSLGAAAWFYDEPAEPSGRRQQLLVRYCEFAAPVLAGQLAVDRSRRATDALRRGLLPDRLPVLGGVRLAARCVTPGLEQATGSDWYDAVELPDGTLALTVGSVFGDGPGAGPASAPGAAAAMGRIRAALRAYAVLEGEDPVSVLGDLELLLKTTEPARTATAVYAWVQPAERRVTLAGAGHCPPILVTRDEARFVETSLSAPLGVLSCWEAPGVELTADRGDLLLLYTEGLARRCGPSLHAGQAALRRAAADAPRDVRLDPDRLCAHLLEATGGDAAGTEDLVLLALRFC, from the coding sequence ATGACCGACGCCCAGCCGAGCGGACTGGCCGTGAGCGGCGCGGCGCTGCCCGGCACGGCAGCGTGCGGGGCGGCCCCGGCAGCGTCCTGCGGGACGTCGCCCGCGGCGGCCGTCCTGGCGCCGGTGCTCCCGCTGCCCGCCTTCTTCGGCGACGAGTTCGCCGACCACACCGACGGCGATCTGCAGGACCGTTTGGCCGGATGGCTGTCCGATTTCACCAGCCTCCACGAGCACACCGAACTGCTCGCCCGCGCACGCGGCCTGGACGCCGCGCTGGCCGCCGTCCTGGAGTCCGGTGCGGCCCTGCTCGGCGCCCGGCGCGGCCTGATCACCACCACCGCGCGCGGTGCCGGCCGTGCCGTCGGCCTCGGTCTCGACCGCTCCGGCATCGGCGCCCTGGAGACGGTGCCGGTCGAGCACGGCCCGTTCGCCGGGCTGCTCAGCCGGGCCGGCGACGGCGGCCGGCTGTTGATCGCCGACCTCGCCGACGACCCGTCGGTCGGCCCGCGGTTCCGCGAGGTCGCCGCCCAGCTCGGCCTCGGCGCCTGCTTCGCGCTGCCGCTCGGCACCCCGGAGGACGGCTCGCTCGGCGCCGCCGCCTGGTTCTACGACGAGCCCGCCGAACCGAGCGGACGCCGACAGCAACTCCTGGTCCGCTACTGCGAGTTCGCCGCCCCCGTGCTGGCCGGCCAGCTGGCTGTCGACCGCTCCCGACGGGCCACCGACGCCCTGCGCCGCGGCCTGCTGCCGGACCGCCTGCCGGTGCTGGGCGGTGTCCGGCTGGCCGCCCGCTGCGTCACCCCCGGCCTGGAGCAGGCCACCGGCAGCGACTGGTACGACGCGGTGGAACTCCCCGACGGCACCCTCGCCCTGACCGTCGGCAGCGTCTTCGGCGACGGCCCCGGCGCCGGACCCGCCTCCGCCCCCGGCGCGGCCGCCGCGATGGGACGCATCAGGGCCGCGCTGCGCGCCTACGCCGTCCTGGAGGGCGAGGACCCGGTCTCCGTGCTCGGCGACCTCGAACTGCTGCTCAAGACCACCGAGCCGGCGCGCACCGCCACCGCCGTGTACGCCTGGGTGCAGCCCGCCGAGCGGCGGGTCACCCTGGCCGGCGCCGGCCACTGCCCGCCGATCCTGGTCACCCGGGACGAGGCCCGCTTCGTCGAGACCTCGCTCTCCGCGCCGCTCGGCGTGCTCAGCTGCTGGGAGGCACCGGGCGTCGAGCTCACCGCCGACCGCGGCGACCTGCTGCTGCTCTACACCGAGGGCCTGGCCCGCCGCTGCGGCCCGAGCCTGCACGCCGGACAGGCCGCGCTGCGCCGGGCCGCCGCGGACGCGCCGCGCGACGTCCGGCTCGACCCGGACCGGCTCTGCGCCCACCTGCTGGAGGCCACCGGCGGCGACGCCGCGGGCACCGAGGACCTGGTGCTGCTGGCGCTGCGCTTCTGCTGA